From the genome of Candidatus Dormiibacterota bacterium, one region includes:
- a CDS encoding DegT/DnrJ/EryC1/StrS family aminotransferase codes for MSGRVVAALRSDSPVRVPHSRPFLGRAEEEAALRVLRSGRLAPGPEASRGGRLLADLSGCGTAVLLSSGTTALTLALRALRIGAGHTVAIPSYTCAALLHAVRGAGAVPLPCDIESDSLALDPLDILRRAPGRARAAIVVHPFGEPVPLEPYRELGILVVEDCAQAIGARDRGSPVGARGDAAVFSFAPTKVLTCGGPGGGLASPRAATVDEVRDLAGHDEKDDDRQRTNALMGDLHASVAAVQMERLTEFLDRRRALARLYDERLLPLGLERPASSAGTEPVVYRYILRVPDAGRLIESLAKSGIVARHPVYRPLHRMTRVEGTFPNTERAQRTLVSLPLYPALTDTDAEKVISEVQRCLS; via the coding sequence ATGAGCGGGAGGGTGGTCGCGGCCTTGCGGTCGGACTCGCCGGTCCGGGTGCCGCATTCCCGCCCATTCCTGGGGCGTGCGGAGGAGGAGGCGGCCCTGCGGGTCCTGCGTTCCGGGAGGCTCGCACCCGGACCTGAGGCGTCCCGGGGCGGGAGGCTGCTCGCGGACCTTTCCGGTTGCGGCACCGCCGTGCTGCTGTCGTCGGGCACGACCGCGCTGACGCTCGCGCTCCGGGCGCTCCGGATCGGCGCGGGCCACACGGTGGCGATCCCGAGCTATACCTGCGCGGCGCTCCTGCACGCCGTGCGGGGGGCGGGTGCCGTGCCCCTTCCGTGCGACATCGAGTCGGACAGCCTCGCCCTCGACCCCTTGGACATCCTCCGGCGCGCCCCCGGGAGGGCGCGCGCCGCCATCGTCGTCCATCCGTTCGGCGAGCCGGTGCCGCTGGAGCCGTACAGGGAGCTCGGTATCCTGGTCGTCGAGGACTGCGCGCAGGCCATCGGGGCGCGGGATCGTGGCTCTCCGGTCGGCGCGCGCGGTGACGCGGCGGTATTCTCCTTCGCCCCGACCAAGGTCCTGACCTGCGGCGGCCCCGGGGGCGGTCTGGCCTCGCCCCGTGCGGCGACCGTGGACGAGGTCCGCGATCTCGCCGGACATGACGAGAAGGACGACGATCGACAGCGCACCAATGCTCTCATGGGGGACCTGCACGCCTCGGTGGCGGCGGTCCAGATGGAGCGGCTGACGGAATTCCTGGACCGACGCCGCGCGCTAGCGCGACTCTACGATGAACGACTCCTTCCCCTCGGTCTCGAGCGGCCGGCGTCCTCCGCAGGGACGGAGCCCGTGGTGTACCGTTACATCCTGCGGGTGCCCGACGCCGGGCGGCTCATCGAATCCCTGGCGAAGTCCGGAATCGTCGCCCGGCACCCGGTGTACCGGCCACTGCATCGGATGACGCGCGTCGAGGGGACCTTCCCGAACACGGAGCGTGCCCAGCGCACGCTCGTCTCGCTGCCGCTCTATCCCGCCCTCACGGACACGGATGCCGAGAAGGTGATCTCGGAGGTGCAACGGTGTCTGTCCTAG
- a CDS encoding PIG-L deacetylase family protein: MNILAIGAHPDDIEFGCGGTLIKYAGKGASIDLLVVTDGARGGRARTRHDEQLRAAKVLGVRRVHWGGYHDTLLPSVRHLIDCIERVLRRVRPDFIFVNNPDDTHQDHREVARAAVSATRYARNVLFYEGPTTVNFTPTVFIDIAEEIERKIGALRHHHSQVMKTRIEGTAICEIAQASAHFRGVQGRVRWAEGFAPLRLFINVTGAPAAPAPARRRRGA; this comes from the coding sequence ATGAACATCCTCGCCATAGGGGCCCACCCGGACGACATCGAGTTCGGCTGCGGGGGAACGCTCATCAAGTACGCCGGCAAGGGGGCCTCTATCGATCTGCTCGTGGTCACCGACGGGGCCCGCGGCGGCCGGGCGCGCACGCGGCACGACGAGCAGCTCCGCGCCGCGAAGGTCCTGGGGGTGCGGCGCGTGCACTGGGGCGGCTACCACGACACGCTACTGCCCTCCGTGCGCCACCTGATCGACTGCATCGAGCGCGTGCTGCGTCGTGTCCGGCCGGACTTCATCTTCGTCAACAACCCGGACGACACGCATCAGGACCATCGCGAGGTGGCGCGCGCGGCGGTCTCGGCTACGCGTTACGCACGCAACGTCCTGTTCTACGAGGGGCCGACCACGGTGAACTTCACGCCCACGGTGTTCATCGACATCGCCGAGGAGATCGAACGCAAGATCGGGGCCCTGCGGCACCACCACAGCCAGGTGATGAAGACCCGCATCGAGGGCACGGCCATCTGCGAGATCGCCCAGGCCTCGGCGCACTTCCGCGGGGTGCAGGGGCGAGTGCGATGGGCGGAGGGTTTCGCGCCCCTGCGGCTGTTCATCAACGTCACGGGAGCCCCGGCGGCTCCGGCCCCGGCGCGCCGGCGGCGGGGCGCATGA
- a CDS encoding MraY family glycosyltransferase, whose amino-acid sequence MSVLALLSVGIILLARPPSGSPFESALLAFLAAFGLTPFVRLLALRGGAVDRPDARKRHARPTPRLGGVAVVAAFVLTLGRTGGVDGEMIAIAASALALMLAGAIDDTRGLSARLRLVLQLACALIVIAAGVRLNLLPGTAGAVGNVLLSIVWIVGITNAYNFIDGMDGLAGSLGALIAFLLGLVAHGGGQTGLATACAALCGALLGFLPHNLRLGGPARIFLGDSGSASVGFLLAALAIKEDWAEGDPLVSLATPVLIFSVLIYDMLQTTMSRVMSGRVRSFQQWIDYVGRDHIHHRFTDLLGHPRRALVLILSLALGLGLCALGLHRGDGAEAVIFLVHGALVLMVVAVLEGSARRAGPGGGTVASGGRRRR is encoded by the coding sequence GTGTCTGTCCTAGCCCTGCTCTCCGTCGGCATCATCCTGCTGGCGCGCCCGCCGTCCGGGAGCCCCTTCGAATCGGCCTTGCTCGCCTTCCTCGCGGCGTTCGGTCTCACGCCGTTCGTGCGGCTGCTCGCCCTCCGCGGCGGCGCTGTCGATCGACCGGACGCGCGCAAGAGGCACGCTCGACCGACACCCCGTCTCGGGGGTGTGGCGGTCGTCGCGGCTTTCGTGCTGACCCTGGGGCGGACCGGCGGGGTGGACGGCGAGATGATCGCGATCGCCGCCTCGGCGCTGGCCCTGATGCTGGCGGGGGCTATCGACGACACGCGGGGCCTCTCGGCCCGGCTGCGTCTCGTGCTGCAGCTGGCCTGCGCCCTGATCGTGATCGCCGCCGGTGTGCGGCTCAATCTTCTGCCTGGGACGGCCGGGGCCGTCGGCAATGTCCTGCTCTCGATCGTGTGGATCGTCGGCATCACGAACGCCTACAACTTCATCGACGGCATGGACGGTCTCGCGGGCTCGCTCGGCGCGCTCATCGCATTCCTCCTGGGGCTGGTGGCGCACGGCGGCGGCCAGACGGGTCTGGCGACGGCCTGCGCCGCTCTCTGCGGGGCGCTCCTCGGGTTCCTGCCGCACAACCTGCGCCTCGGCGGACCCGCGCGCATCTTCCTCGGTGACTCGGGAAGCGCCAGCGTCGGATTCCTGCTCGCCGCTCTCGCCATCAAGGAGGACTGGGCCGAGGGGGATCCCCTCGTGTCGCTGGCCACGCCGGTGCTCATCTTCAGCGTGCTCATCTACGACATGCTGCAGACGACGATGTCCCGCGTCATGTCGGGGCGGGTGCGCAGCTTTCAGCAGTGGATCGATTACGTGGGGCGGGACCACATCCATCATCGCTTCACCGATCTTCTCGGTCATCCGAGGCGGGCCCTCGTCCTGATCCTGAGCCTGGCGCTCGGACTGGGGCTCTGCGCCCTGGGTCTGCACCGCGGCGACGGCGCCGAAGCGGTCATCTTCCTGGTGCACGGTGCTTTGGTCCTCATGGTGGTCGCCGTCCTGGAGGGGTCGGCGCGCAGAGCCGGCCCAGGGGGCGGGACGGTCGCGAGCGGCGGCAGGAGGCGGAGATGA
- a CDS encoding WbqC family protein — protein sequence MRLAAHQPQYLPWLGFFDKMDRVDRFVLLDLVQYKKNEWQNRNRIRTATGWQWLTVPVHYRFPMTIREVEIDEIGSWRRKHREALRIHHARCSFRDTVLPEMDAIFDEPYPSLAALNLKVIRLLARLLGVRTPLLLASEVPGLPEGADERLIALCRHFGASDYLAGQGGAAYMDMAAYAAAGVRVSFQSFRHPVYAQAYTGFEANLSAIDMIVNCGPGSLERIRETREVAA from the coding sequence ATGAGGCTCGCCGCCCACCAGCCGCAGTACCTGCCGTGGCTCGGTTTCTTCGACAAGATGGACCGCGTCGATCGCTTCGTCCTTCTCGACTTGGTCCAGTACAAGAAGAACGAATGGCAGAACCGCAACCGCATCCGCACCGCCACAGGCTGGCAGTGGCTGACCGTCCCCGTGCATTACCGCTTCCCGATGACGATCCGGGAGGTGGAGATCGACGAGATTGGCTCATGGCGCCGCAAGCACCGCGAGGCGCTCCGAATCCACCACGCGCGCTGTTCGTTCAGGGACACGGTCCTGCCGGAGATGGACGCCATCTTCGACGAGCCGTATCCGAGCCTGGCGGCGCTCAACCTCAAGGTCATCCGGCTGCTCGCGCGCCTTCTCGGGGTGCGCACGCCCCTCCTGCTCGCGTCGGAGGTTCCGGGACTGCCCGAAGGCGCCGACGAGCGGCTGATTGCCTTGTGCCGGCATTTCGGCGCCTCCGACTATCTCGCCGGTCAGGGGGGCGCCGCCTACATGGACATGGCCGCCTATGCCGCGGCCGGCGTGAGAGTGTCGTTCCAGTCGTTCCGGCACCCCGTCTATGCCCAGGCCTACACGGGGTTCGAGGCCAACCTGTCGGCGATCGACATGATCGTGAATTGCGGACCGGGGAGCCTCGAGCGGATCCGGGAAACGCGCGAGGTCGCGGCATGA